A region of the Maniola jurtina chromosome 11, ilManJurt1.1, whole genome shotgun sequence genome:
AGCTGCGGGTGCACAGTGCAGAAAAGGCCGCGTTCTACCTCGACGCAGCGTTGGCCACGCGTGGGACAAGGGAGGAGGGGAAGGACAGCCATCTTTTGTACACTTTACATGTTTACCAGTACAGTGTGGGGGGAAAAGGAGCTGGTAAATATTTGATactcatactaatattataaatgcgaaagtatgtcttgGTATCATTTTCGcggtccatgaaatttggcacagaacttttttattccggaaaatcaaagacccCACGGGATTCACAAACCCCTAAGTTCGACTATAGGACGgtcaaaatcgcgggcattgtctagtattatataaaaggagaaactgactaaGGTCTACTAATGTTAACGTGCAGTTCAAACTGCTCcacaaacttgagatttaacaTAGACCCCACactaaaaaggattttcaaaaatactacCCGAATAAAGCTGGGGTGGGTCAGCTAGCCGTTCAGGTTATAAATTCGCAACCTCCCTGGCACTGTGGTTTTATAAATGGGAGATTTCCAACAGGGACagtttgtgaatttttaaattgtctgtTATTTGACATGGTGGGAAAATTAATAATCATAGTTTAAAAGGTTACATTAAAGTacatttttatgcaaaaaaaacttataaaatgcTAGATTTTACCAACAGAAGTTATCACTCTTTCACATAACGTATTCTGTGTGTTGTAGAAATTCAATCTGGTTATTTGTAGTGCACCGCTGATTCTACAACTTCAATAAAATTGAATGTTTGATTATTCTCGTACGAACAAATGTCTGGAGCTCTCTCTGCGGAGTCgaatttaaaataacatttcGTTTCTTTATTTACAGTTGCCGGGGGCCGCAGCCGTTTGCACTTGATAGACTTAGGAAACTCGGAACGGGGGAAAACCAACGGAGGAATACCCCTGTCCGGCTTAGGAAATATACTTCTTGCAATATTTAATGGTCAAAGACATTTACCGTATAGAGACCATAACCTTACACACGTTCTAAAAGAATGCTTAGGATCTCTCACGTGCCATACAGCGATGATAGTGCACGTTTCTCCAAACCTCCAAAATTATTCCGACACTCTAACAACCTTACAATTAGCATCTAGAATACATAGGTTGCGGAGAAGAAAAGTAAAATATAGTTCAAATAATAACGCTGGTTCCGGCGGCAGTTCTGGTGAAGATGCTTCCAAACCAAGTAGTAGTGAACCTGATCCATCTAGTAGTGATTTATCAGCTGATACCGTTATATACGTTGGACCTTTAGACGACGCGACAGATGGGGAACATCCGCCTGTATACATACCGCATATAAACTCCGGTGATAACAGATGCGTTTTAAGTAAAGCTTTAAGAGGATCGTTGGCTGATCAAAAGCTAAAGTCATCGTTAACAAAAGTTGTCGAAGAAAAAAGTCCCATACACAAGTTACATTCATCACCTAAATCATCGCCTTTGAAAAATATATCACAGCCGATTCACACACCAAAATCTTCACCAGTACATTCTGCTGCGTCAAAAGCAGCTCCAATCAAGAAACAAATGACAAAACACGGTGAAGAAGGAAAAAGTACAAGTGATGAACAATGGATTGATGGTCCTAGAATATCAAAATCAAAGTTGGTGGAAGCtcgacataatataattaaagaaaCACAAGGAAAAAAGAGAGAAACTTGGATAGATGGTCCAATGCAGGAACCAAAAATCCCGCTTCAATTTGAATCCGTGCCAATCCAGCCATCTAACTCTATACCGTTACAAGTTGGAGTTCTTAATTCATATGGAGGTGAAAATCTGGGATATGGATATATGGACAATCATAAGAAAAATATGATCAAAAAGTGGGTAGAGAATCAAACTTTTCAAATTCATAAATCCAGACATAACTCACCAAGCCATAAGAGCCAAACAATAACAAAAGATGGCCCAAGATTACCCGATGAGACTGAAACTACTCATCGAATGGAAATGAAAGAAGCAACAAGACGAATACATGTCGAAGAATCTACTATTAGAACAGGTTTAAAAGCTGGATCCAAGGGTATGGCAATTGAAGAAGAAGGGCCTCCAGATCCAAACGCACTGAAAAAATCAGCTAGCACAACATCTTCGAATAAAAACGAACCAGATGAAGATGATGACAGTGAAGAATTAGCTGAAATACCACCTGCACTTCCACTATTACAGCCAAGTAGTCTTAGTAGTAGGGAAGTGTCAATGGAAAGTTTAGATAGCAAATATAAAGAAAGAATGAGAATGGACGATGAAATGGTTTCTACTCATAGTCGAGACATTGATCTTCACGGAATGAGTAAAGGTCCAGCTGATGACGAGGATGAAATTTTAGAAATAATTGAAGTTGAAGAGCCTTTAGAACCAGTTCCTATGCAAGATTGCTGTCTTCAAGTTACTGAAGAAGACATCGCGTATTGTATGGGATATTCAGATCATTTCTTTGGAGAATTAGACCACGAAGATGGTGAAGATCACCCACTTAGGATACTAAGCCAAGAAAATCTCACAGCAGCATCAACCTTTACAGATACACTTTCTTTGTATAGCGAAGTCGAAAGACAAATTAGAAACGAAGCATATCTTAGACAAACAATCGGATTCTATAcgcaacattatggagaacatgCAACAGATATACACCCGCATGAGAGTTTACCATCTTCACGTTCAAGATTAGAAGACCTCATGGGCTTAACAGAGTTGTATGGGTCACGGAGAATGCTCGATAGCCACAACTTAACAGCCGCTAGAATCGCACCTCAGTTCCAATCATTATCTTTGTGTAATGTGAGAGACACTGAAGACTTTCACGGCGACGGATCCGTTTATAGTGAACCTGCATATCGACCTAGTGATAAAATTTGTGATAGTTGCAAGAGATCTATGTCTAGACCTGGTAGTGCAGTAGGAGAATGTGATGCATATCACGACTTAGATGTAGCGCACAACGATTCATACGGCCCTTTTGAACGATACAGAGCTAATGACATAACGGATGCACGAATAGCATCATTGAGGCATCCAGACGGTGCTTCAGATCCAAATTTGAGGGAAGAAAATCGAATCCCAGGTAGTGGAGCACCATCTAGTACATTTCGAGACCTGAAATCAAATTTGCACCTTGAAGTAACGCCGCCAGTAACTACAGAACCACGATCAGAGAAGTGTGAAAAGGGTGACAAGAATGTAGCTAGAGTTGTTGGCAGTTGTAAACCTGATGGTTACGACAGTGGCCATGAATCGACACCACGTACTGGGAAGCATAGTCCTGCGGCAACATCGAGAAGAGCAGAGTCCGGTTACGATTCAGTACCCAGAGACTCGGATGCGTCGTCTCTAGACTCCTATCCTACACGTAGAGCAGCTGTCGCGAGAGCACACGCAAAAAAACATACCACTGCTAAGTATAAACAGCACAGCGATAGATCTTTCTGCTCGTGGCTAAGAAATCCCTTCACATGCAAATACGCGGACACGGATCCCGAAATTAGTGActtttaacaataaaacaaccTAAAAACTAGATGTAACGGTACAAAGTCGTACTTATACTTAGTGTTTAAATTCTAAATAGCTCGTATCATTAAGCTACGTTACCGAATTTAATCTGGAGACTGCTTTTGTACTCTAGATATACTCGTATTTATATAACAAAAGCTTTGGCTCTGATCCAATGAGGTTACTTACCGCTGTATTTTTCTAAACCCTACGAAGCTTCTAGCTCTGCtccgaaatatatttttaaagacgTACTTAGTGAGTTTATTGGATCGTATAGTAAATGTACCTAACACTTTTGTAAATATTGAAATACAGTCGTGTTATGCAACGAAAATCAATCGACCTAGTTCGTGTAACTATTTCTGCtcatttttatacttttataatatacttcgaagtttttattttatttgtatgtttgtaatagCGTCTATTAAAgctttttataacattttttttttattaagagtaAGATACAAAGTCTTCCTCGAATCTCTATCGCatctaaataatattgtatttaggaGGAACTGCAATACTTTCTATGTTTGCTACCAATGaattttgtaaatgtttttGACGCATTTCTTCCAatcacttaataaataaataactaactatTAAATTGTCTATATTGAAGATTGTAAATAAGTCTTCATTTTAtctgtttaaaataaaagtagcgTATTCTTTATTATAAGGTTTAAAACCTATTAGCCTAGAGTCAAGATACGGTTTTCTTCTATCATCTTCCGTGAAAGGAATTTGTACACTTTACGTCACTAGGTACGTAAATTGAGAGACTTTAAAAAGGACGCCTCGCCGCACTTTTACTTTGCACCAATGTGTTTTGAGCCTAAATgtgtttaattgttttttttttatgaaatatgtTAGCCCGTTGGGTCTAATTAAGTGAATGGATCGAAtgttgttatattatatttatatacaaaaattATCTAGAATTAAGACTGTTGTGTCATGGCCATGTTCTAAATAGCTTTAATActttaattgattattattaattaattatcaactCCAAAATCGGCTAGTCCGTTTGTAAATAATACTCGATTGCAATCACTATGGCTTTATGAAATGTTGGTAAACTTAGTTAACGCTTTATTGTCAATGTTTTGTTATATaccatttaatattatattaaaatattattatatcgtaAATTCTACTATGCgttcgtattagtttaaaataaaatgttctaTCTGAACCTATGCTAACTAGTTTCATTTTATACACAACCCTTTTAACACTTTTAacggatcttctctcagaatgagaagagttaaAACTATAGTCCCATGGTGGACTATTAAATAGCTTTAACCCTAACCCAGTCAACtttggattggcagactttacacaacttcgagaacattatggagaactccaagacacaggtttcctcacgatgttttccttcaccgttatgtGTGTAAAGTGATATTTGCTTATTAAagattataagtataggttgcTCACGTGTtaagtcgatgtaagcccgactagtttcgaactcaTCCGGGgccctttttcatagggactcagctcgctgcgcgtcgcggttgaatatagccgtaacaacctaAACTTACGAGTATAATGCAAAACACTCACGGTAGTTTAAATCTTAATGAAGATAAGTAAAGCTACCGCTTTTGCATTTGCATATACGGGACCCTACAAGCACATAATTCCTAAAAGTTAAAAGCCTGCTAGGTATCGAACCCCACACTCGAAGGCCGAagctttaaccactaggctaccaccgcATAAATCTAAGAATACCTAGAAGACCTAGAAGCAATGTTATATTAATTGAAGATTTATCGCTCAATTCATTTGGATCGTCACCTTTGAAATAGAAATCATACAAAGAGATCGTTATATGACACGGATTCCAGATATTAGTGGTAAGAGTGGTAATACAAGGACAGCTCGAAGCATATCAGTAGGCTATCACCGCATAAATCTAAAAATACCTAGAAGACCTAGAAGCAATGTTATTTTTGAGGGTTTATGACTCAATTCATTTGGATCGTCACCATTGAAATAATCATACAAAGAGATCATTATGTGGCACGGATTCCAGATATTAGTGGTAAGAGTGGCAATACAAGGACAGCTCGAAGAAGTCTGCTCGAGCGGTTTtgtgtaatttttagggttctgtacctcaaaaggaaaaaaagaacccttataggatcacttggttgtgtGTCATGTCTAGAAAacctagggcacttcccgtaatcatgaaagacaggtaggtaggtctcatagcacaagtaacggTAAAAATCCGttaaccgtaaatttgtggttaggtaggtacatcacaaataaattaaaatgtgttcatgaacaaaaattagcatttttaattttcaaagtgaactataccaagtgggctatcatatgaaaggcttTACACGtatattgtaaaacagatttttaagaCAGAAGCAGTCAGCTCAAAACTCCTCAAAAAGAGCATTTGATCCCTTGACGCCTAAGTGAGTATCCACGCATCCCAACCTCTAAGCCAATGCAAGTagtgtaaaaatttataaaaccgtTTAAACCtacctttcatacgataccacGTAATGATCAGACATTTAATAACGCGAGTCTGTCACGACACATAATACCACAATAAGAACAAAACGCGAAGAATAACGGAGGATAAAGGCGGTACACGCGTCGGCCGGGGAGTCGAACCCGGGACGTGATCCGAACACCAAATACATGACATATCGGAACTACGTCTACGATCAAAACCAAACGATATTAAACCTTAACCCCTTCACTATAAAGTGGTATGGGTAAGTTTATATTTATCGGGAAATATTAGGACGTGATGCGCAAAGAAAGCTGTTcggaaataataaaatgtatacaatatacatacgagtaggtattgcTAATAATGTTACGCTGGAATGATACCGAGTCGCACTAATCACGAGGGTTAGGGTTGCGACCAATCATAATTTCTAGAtaaggcgcaacgcacacctgCTGAAGGGAAACCCCTAGGCAGAACGTCGTTTTTGTTATGAACGTGcaaacatttatatcgctgtaaTGAACTCAATCAAATTAAGTTTTCCATTATTAACGATATATGCGCGCTTAATGTGTATCTAATACAGACGGAATGTATTTGGAATGTCAACTGCAAAATTGCAGATGGAATGAAATTTTATTGCAGTTGACACAACTGCATCATAACTGCCGCCTAAAGCTGAAATTATTCAAGTTGTAATCAGAAAAGTATTGGATCTACTCCACTCCATAGATGTGAATTATGCCATCGAAAACCTGACTGTTTTTTACGGCAGTTGTGTTTTCGCACTTTTTCATTATATATATCATTCATTCAATTCTGCCCTGCTTTTGCTAAAAAGCGACTAACcccaaaaagtagtttttgagttaggGCCAAAAAACGTGAGAATTTTAAAAACGGATGTTTCTAATTCAGTACTTTGTAGTACTTACCaagatttttagttattttctaAATTCTAGTTTGATCCTGCTCTTTCCTTTAGAAACATCATTTTGAGCTAACTCAAAAAATCGTTTTAGTGGTATCCGCTTTTTAATAAATACGGAAAAGTGCTAGATCTGCTTTTACTCTTTaattcaatatacctacctctaCAGATTAGATATTGTAGTATTTATTGTctcatgttattttatttatctctaTCTGTCTGCGAAACGCGTTCAAtatccaattattattattaagagaCGCAAAATGATAGATATCGTTGTCAACCCTCACTTATTCTAACCACGTACCATCCGTAACGTCCCTGATGTTTTTAAGGAATAAGACGACGCAACTGCAAGTTATACCATTATGTATGAAACCATAACGATCGTTATTTTGTCTAACTTCTAAGAACAATTTAAAGACCAATCATTTTTCTTTATCATGAATTGATATCAGTTTTAGCTAACCTGTGCCTAAAACGATTTTATATGGTGATTTATACCTAAGTAAGATCAGGTACTATTAGTTTTTCTTAAAATGCTATGTCATTTCAACAATAGATATAAGCACTCACTTAAAATACTCAAATTTTGTCTTTTTTACATGCTTTCACAAACTCTGTTCGTTTCAAATCAAAATCGGACTTCTAAAATCCATCCATCAgcttgtatgcgtccactgATAGCCAAAAGCTTTAAAGtatatgattttaatttaattttagttaactaGAGGGTTTAAACCAAATCTGCCCCGTCGTAaaaagtagatacctaatttgcaaaagaaataaagattttaaactGAGTAAACCGAGTCGAAATCTCGAGcccatgaataaataaaataaaactcgaGCCTGAAAGTTACGAACGCCCTTGGGGTAATTCCAAAATCTTATGGGGTACAAACTTTTTCCCTACAAAAAACTTTTTAAGGGGAATACCTATTATCTTTCATTTCGCCTGTAATTTAACATTCTCCTTACGCCTCGGGAAAATCATGCTATCAAACACTACGTTTACCCTCTTCATTGGGGTGACAACTTTACCTTCTGCTACAGAACGCAGCTAAGTGCATTACGCAAGTTTTGAGATACCTACGCTGTCTTCTTACTACTAGGCTTAGTAAAGTTAAAAGATTTTAGATCTCACTAATCGATCGATAGAATTTGAAACACTCCAGCAGTAAGACAAAACTTACTCTATCTGCCTTTTTTTAAGCTCAAGTTTGTCCATATTTTCCAACCAGCAGCTTTACAAGCGGAAACGTTCCGAAATTGGAATCGGTAGTACTAAGTTTTAGACTTTAAATTAAGGGCTTTTAGGTCCAGTTCACTGTAAAAAATTTAATCGACATCGGTGAAATacaaaatctcatactaagcacacagagAGTTGCAAAGATGATTGTGTGATGATGAAGAGATTGATAGATTTTTAGAACCGAAGCCGTAAAAATGAAACTACCCATTCAGCACACATCGATCAGTTTGTATCCTCAATGAAAAAACGACGtggaaaatataaaatgtttattagatttaaaaaactgCTCGTTAAAATAATTGGAGGTTGCATTGCTctttaaatcattattatttcaaCTGAAAATATGATTCTTAAAACCTGTTTTACTTTCGTTTAAtacctgattttttttttaattttattaaaacgtaTGATCGCCACTCGTCTCGTTAACtagaaaaaatgaaatatattgaACAAGGCAGGAATTTTCTTTGTTATAAAATGACGACAACTACTCAAAATCAGTCATATATGACTTAGCGACGTTTTGTTACGGATAACAGaatttttttcttgaaaatcTCCCAATAATTTGGCAAAGTGGCAGCTGCTTAGCCCATAACGATTATCGGGCGCTAAAAAGATTTTGCCCTTATGTTTAAGAATTGAGATTGAGGGGGGTCCCCCTTCAATATCAGTAGGACAACGGCTTCTATATAAtttgcgtacctacctatttattttaaaagaattacATTTAATCTACCTACTTGATACTTGACTACTAAACTAAACACTAATATATGATAAATATATAGTTTCGCTTGGAACTTTGCCTGAGAATTAGAttattttcaaagatttatGCATTCACTTTACTTGGTTTTCACTTATGTATTTTTTGCCCCTAATAACGCCCTCATTCccacagcatcagggttgagaagTTGAAACCCGGAATTAAATGAGAAAGTTTATACATAATTGACATCCttaatattcattcaaaatcgTCCTCGCGGTTTATATACCTGGACTCCTATAGCATCAGTTCACGTTACGTTcacgatataatatttatggtaggtacataataagaAATTCCATACCTAAAAAGCGATTCAGTTAATTAAAGTTATTAGAAATCAATCGCAAGATTTGGCACACGAAAATAAAGCTAAACAAAATCATCATAATTTCTTCTATATACCTACGTGACTAATTTAAACCTATCCTGTGAGGCAAATAAATGGAATATATAgaatttccaaatttttttattgataaaagcAATAAGGATACATGCCTATaaacaaaaatgtaaaaaatgtatAGAGGCTGAATCGgattatttattctattctacttcCGATTTAAACCAAAGCCTGAAATTCAGGTTTTAAATGTGGATAGGTTTGCGGTCCGGTATATTTTTCTATCCCGGATTTCAAATCCCGGATCAACTAGTTTCGGCAGTCAAAATACGCAGCGTATGGAtggaatattatttatattgcaTGTAACGtttggtttaaaaaatattatatacagtTGGAGTCTCCCTTTTGGTGAGAacttttagaataaaaaaaaatcagatcaGAGCTCGGTCGGAGCAATCGGTTACTCTTGTTCTCGTACGGATctctttatttctgatttgataacATTGAGAGACTCCAAGCATAGTTCTCTCCTTCGcccactgagtgactctgagcttttttATAAGGTCTATAAtaactggcaacacgcactgatCGAAGACTGATAAATTTTGGTTTAAAATATATCTCGAAGCTTCCTAAATACTCCTCAGCCGGTAAATTGCCCAGTTAAATTCAGTAGCTAACCgcttttatcaaaattggaCTACCTTGTCCCAAGTATAGGTATATACTCATCTAGTGCAGAGCTCTCAACGATTACTGAGTGGGTAATTCTTCGATAAAGTCTCTGATCTGTAGTGAAACTAAAGAAATAAGAAACCTTTATTAGGTTCCTAAGGGTACACAAGATTTCCATCTATTACTTTGTCGGCGCGGAATCCGCTATATTTCCCCGCGTCAAACCTCCGCGGTTTCAAATCGAATTTGTCTCTTCAGAGTTGAGCCGAATCAATCTGCATTATCCCGGCGAAGACAACACAGGACAGTCCAAAATCAAGAACGAAGCGTTTTGAAAGGAATTTTCTTAGCACGCTTCCTAGTGCTCTCTATTTAgcttggttctcatttgaatattatacaCTACTCAATGAAATTTCGTAGACGTCTTTTGGAACCAAATATCTGTGCTTATGGTTTGCCACATTTCCGTtaaatgtgtagtttcaaagCTAGACGGGTTCAAAGTTTTGCATGTAGGCCATATTAATTATGTGTTTATCTGTACTAAActaaaaatatctatactaaaaATCTGGTGTGTTGTTTGTTTATCTGCATGCaaacttttcatggcccatccgtttaactctATTTGACAAAAATTGGtatagtttgcatcccgaagACGGACATTAGGAAAGAAGGTAtattataagctactttttattacggaaaatcaaaaagtttccacgaaatttttaataacctaaatcgcTCATAATGTTCATCTTTTGAAACAAGCTATCTTTGTTACAAATAATGTCGGGGCATGTAaaggtggcagacagacagatactttcacatttataatattattaaaataaattagaaagatttttaattcaaatagacttttacaacttcttttgaatcgtcaaaagaatctaccactggttccaAAAGTAGATTCTTGCCATTTCCATTCTTAGCATAAGTTAACGGAACCGTGGATTCTCTTTTAACTTAGGCCATAGACTAAAACGTGTTGAAAGCCGTCTATAGCCGGCGCGATTTCTCAGGATTTGAGAGACGCCGACGACTCAAACTTAAAGCACGCACTTTGCTATGTTTACACTCCACTCCTAGAGATACCGAGAATTCGATGTTTGGTAACTGTGGTGAAAAATACGCAGTTTGGACTACTTACTAGATATTGGGATGAGAAAATAGACTgatttcattcatttcatttagaTTTATCATACACAGCTAcccaaaaaggagtgtaatgttttcagggttcatgtgtatgtgagtttattccaccataacttgtaaatgcctgaacagattttgatgtaTGATGTACCGCTAGAATCATTACATCATTACaaagtgataatttttttttagaaaaaatttgtatggctcgtgtttttaatttttttttaaattattatttgtgtttCAGTAAAAGTAAATCGATTTGAATTCAGTGTAACATCAGttctaagaaataaaaataggcAGGACTTGatatttacaagatttgtactTACTTTCAAGCAGTCTAATTTTGAAACCTACTCGTATCTCTAGTTACTAGGTACTATTCAGACTCTTTAGTCGCgtagttaaaaatatacctatttaggtaccttAAATGCGGCTAATTGCGTCACCTGGAGGCAAATTAAGGACTGGCTAATTTTTTGCGGAAAGAATTGGCCTGAATCTTCAGCGTGGAAATACAACCAGTATTCGTTATACCATtacacacgggcatgatttgttacagtaggtaatttaacttttactacaacattttcaataaaataaatatcttacaatctacataaaaataagaaatatccCATATTTATGGGAAAAATAAAACTATGCACTAAACTCTAAAGGAATTGTATTATAAACATGAAATCTGTTTTGATTATAAGTCGCCGTAAACAAGTGTAAGCGATTTATCTACGTAAGACTCTCTGGCGAATTAGTGAATTTTACCACTACCATTTGCCATTATTTTTATCGATGACCGTTAAGAGTACACGATCTCAGAATAATATGTTCTATATCGAAAAGTATATACCTAATACAgcctattaaaaattaaataaaattaaataattaactaagtaaaataaaaaaagtgataGCGCTCTACTAATGCGGTAGGTTCATCTTCTTCATATTAGACGCGTAATTAACG
Encoded here:
- the LOC123869436 gene encoding kinesin-like protein CG14535 isoform X2 yields the protein MPPPPPPALLRRLGVKEPTGVGKVKVMLRVGASGEGPFTSGTQTFSLDKRKKQVTLCEAAPAATAPEDRKVGVAAPKMFAFDAIFSQDDSQTEICSSALTDVIHAVINGTDGCLFCFGHAGLGKSYTMLGRPDAAASLGAIPCAISWLFRGIAEQRHKCGTRFSVRVSAVELCTNTNQIRDLLAPYQNDTEQSPGVYLRDDPLFGTHLQNQSELRVHSAEKAAFYLDAALATRGTREEGKDSHLLYTLHVYQYSVGGKGAVAGGRSRLHLIDLGNSERGKTNGGIPLSGLGNILLAIFNGQRHLPYRDHNLTHVLKECLGSLTCHTAMIVHVSPNLQNYSDTLTTLQLASRIHRLRRRKVKYSSNNNAGSGGSSGEDASKPSSSEPDPSSSDLSADTVIYVGPLDDATDGEHPPVYIPHINSGDNRCVLSKALRGSLADQKLKSSLTKVVEEKSPIHKLHSSPKSSPLKNISQPIHTPKSSPVHSAASKAAPIKKQMTKHGEEGKSTSDEQWIDGPRISKSKLVEARHNIIKETQGKKRETWIDGPMQEPKIPLQFESVPIQPSNSIPLQVGVLNSYGGENLGYGYMDNHKKNMIKKWVENQTFQIHKSRHNSPSHKSQTITKDGPRLPDETETTHRMEMKEATRRIHVEESTIRTGLKAGSKGMAIEEEGPPDPNALKKSASTTSSNKNEPDEDDDSEELAEIPPALPLLQPSSLSSREVSMESLDSKYKERMRMDDEMVSTHSRDIDLHGMSKGPADDEDEILEIIEVEEPLEPVPMQDCCLQVTEEDIAYCMGYSDHFFGELDHEDGEDHPLRILSQENLTAASTFTDTLSLYSEVERQIRNEAYLRQTIGFYTQHYGEHATDIHPHESLPSSRSRLEDLMGLTELYGSRRMLDSHNLTAARIAPQFQSLSLCNVRDTEDFHGDGSVYSEPAYRPSDKICDSCKRSMSRPGSAVGECDAYHDLDVAHNDSYGPFERYRANDITDARIASLRHPDGASDPNLREENRIPGSGAPSSTFRDLKSNLHLEVTPPVTTEPRSEKCEKGDKNVARVVGSCKPDGYDSGHESTPRTGKHSPAATSRRAESGYDSVPRDSDASSLDSYPTRRAAVARAHAKKHTTAKYKQHSDRSFCSWLRNPFTCKYADTDPEISDF
- the LOC123869436 gene encoding kinesin-like protein CG14535 isoform X1, giving the protein MLEPLPRTIMSESGTKGGRRIPTPMPPPKELHPSRSALRLVGSEASYKLSPYEKEAINAVKATTPKMDRNGYFFYVASTAKKKKISLMQPKPPRMAFEEKRRPGVAERLHSSPFTHSVASAATEKGRGDSMSQRLGTDAPRARLYTQLESYQPRYHTIRENSDKRVESECKKRRNEQRRAGYQSVRTTKCSSGSPHRERRRREEESSSSGFSAALHRMPPPPPPALLRRLGVKEPTGVGKVKVMLRVGASGEGPFTSGTQTFSLDKRKKQVTLCEAAPAATAPEDRKVGVAAPKMFAFDAIFSQDDSQTEICSSALTDVIHAVINGTDGCLFCFGHAGLGKSYTMLGRPDAAASLGAIPCAISWLFRGIAEQRHKCGTRFSVRVSAVELCTNTNQIRDLLAPYQNDTEQSPGVYLRDDPLFGTHLQNQSELRVHSAEKAAFYLDAALATRGTREEGKDSHLLYTLHVYQYSVGGKGAVAGGRSRLHLIDLGNSERGKTNGGIPLSGLGNILLAIFNGQRHLPYRDHNLTHVLKECLGSLTCHTAMIVHVSPNLQNYSDTLTTLQLASRIHRLRRRKVKYSSNNNAGSGGSSGEDASKPSSSEPDPSSSDLSADTVIYVGPLDDATDGEHPPVYIPHINSGDNRCVLSKALRGSLADQKLKSSLTKVVEEKSPIHKLHSSPKSSPLKNISQPIHTPKSSPVHSAASKAAPIKKQMTKHGEEGKSTSDEQWIDGPRISKSKLVEARHNIIKETQGKKRETWIDGPMQEPKIPLQFESVPIQPSNSIPLQVGVLNSYGGENLGYGYMDNHKKNMIKKWVENQTFQIHKSRHNSPSHKSQTITKDGPRLPDETETTHRMEMKEATRRIHVEESTIRTGLKAGSKGMAIEEEGPPDPNALKKSASTTSSNKNEPDEDDDSEELAEIPPALPLLQPSSLSSREVSMESLDSKYKERMRMDDEMVSTHSRDIDLHGMSKGPADDEDEILEIIEVEEPLEPVPMQDCCLQVTEEDIAYCMGYSDHFFGELDHEDGEDHPLRILSQENLTAASTFTDTLSLYSEVERQIRNEAYLRQTIGFYTQHYGEHATDIHPHESLPSSRSRLEDLMGLTELYGSRRMLDSHNLTAARIAPQFQSLSLCNVRDTEDFHGDGSVYSEPAYRPSDKICDSCKRSMSRPGSAVGECDAYHDLDVAHNDSYGPFERYRANDITDARIASLRHPDGASDPNLREENRIPGSGAPSSTFRDLKSNLHLEVTPPVTTEPRSEKCEKGDKNVARVVGSCKPDGYDSGHESTPRTGKHSPAATSRRAESGYDSVPRDSDASSLDSYPTRRAAVARAHAKKHTTAKYKQHSDRSFCSWLRNPFTCKYADTDPEISDF